The Scylla paramamosain isolate STU-SP2022 chromosome 39, ASM3559412v1, whole genome shotgun sequence genome includes a window with the following:
- the LOC135092288 gene encoding uncharacterized protein LOC135092288 → MEPWYEGAACSYSSTYGNERVLCYRGFKARDGEAIEVETFSTVNNCSNLGSILDPPRGNRREPRNYRGVTIINCLAKLFDMVLFARLERWFKPYREQAGAQQGRGCIEHIVTLRLLTDMAKRKKRKLFVMFVDFTQAYDLVPRSMLFAVLKRLGCGSVMLAALVAMYAVTNSVIGSVIVAATVGVRQGSSTSCLLFVLYVNDLIKIIKENSNPDGFLSWLHILVLMDDTVLLATTKDNLINKVTLLKQYCDSYGMKINATKTKFFVICGTEHDREAVRVDDLVVESCAQYTYLGSPFTADGSVSAAVAAHMQAKMAHFNKFVLFLKKNCDWPFIVKKRIFDAALMSAVLYGCESWLNADLKPATKIYNWALKQLLGVRKTTCNDMCYIESGYPPLKDLVRSRQRKFFTKVWRERSVMNDDPLIRKHMWYKIVLVHNM, encoded by the exons ATGGAGCCGTGGTACGAAG GCGCAGCGTGCAGTTACAGTAGCACATATGGTAACGAGAGGGTGCTCTGCTACAGGGGTTTCAAGGCTCGTGATGGTGAGGCGATTGAA GTTGAAACTTTTTCTACAGTAAACAACTGTTCCAACTTGGGGTCCATCCTTGATCCCCCA AGAGGTAACAGACGGGAACCTCGTAATTACCGTGGTGTGACTATTATTAATTGTCTCGCTAAACTCTTTGATATGGTACTGTTTGCGCGACTGGAGAGATGGTTCAAACCATACAGGGAGCAGGCTGGAGCACAGCAAGgtcgtggctgcattgagcATATCGTAACATTAAGATTATTAACTGATATggctaaaaggaagaaaaggaaactttttgtaatgtttgtggaCTTTACTCAGGCTTACGATCTGGTACCTAGAAGTATGTTATTTGCAGTTCTGAAACGTTTGGGTTGTGGTAGTGTTATGCTGGCGGCACTTGTTGCTATGTACGCGGTAACGAACAGTGTCATCGGTTCAGTGATAGTAGCAGCCACGGTCGGGGTGCGTCAGGGTAGCTCAACATCTTGTCTGCTCTTTGTCCTGTACGTTAATGACCTGATTAAGATtatcaaagaaaatagtaatcctgatggtttcttgtctTGGCTACATATTTTAGTCCTAATGGATGATACGGTGCTCCTTGCAACAACCAAAGATAATTTAATCAATAAAGTAACATTGCTAAAACAGTACTGCGATAGCTATGGCATGAAGATcaatgcaacaaaaacaaaattctttGTTATATGTGGTACAGAACACGACAGAGAGGCAGTAAGAGTAGATGACCTGGTGGTGGAGTCGTGCGCACAGTACACCTATCTTGGCTCACCATTTACAGCTGACGGTTCCGTGTCAGCGGCAGTCGCGGCTCACATGCAGGCAAAGATGGCACACTTTaacaaatttgttttattcttaaagAAGAATTGTGACTGGCCCTTTAtcgtaaagaagagaatatttgaTGCTGCTCTCATGTCAGCCGTGCTGTATGGGTGTGAGTCGTGGCTGAACGCTGACTTAAAACCAGCCACAAAAATCTACAACTGGGCATTAAAACAGCTACTTGGAGTTAGGAAGACCACCTGCAATGATATGTGTTACATTGAATCTGGATATCCACCTTTAAAAGATCTTGTACGAAGTAGACAAAGAAAGTTCTTCACTAAAGTGTGGCGAGAAAGATCTGTAATGAATGACGATCCCCTAAT ACGGAAACACATGTGGTACAAGATTGTCCTAGTACACAACATGTGA